A genomic stretch from Telmatocola sphagniphila includes:
- a CDS encoding redox-sensing transcriptional repressor Rex: MENLTPKKTHLPPPNGASPPKASAHRLSLYLRCLEPLQVAKQETISSKRMAEMLGIRDAQVRRDLTYIGSLGQRGIGYSIPSLIAAIRSALGLNRNWPTILVGVGNLARALIRYQNFREHGFEILALFDCDAGKIGTPIEGMTIQSIGDLRSTLKKVHAELALLTVPAEAAQSTAELLAEAGIRGILNFAPAVLRLPKSVRIVNIDLAMQLEQLAFSVQSAALV; the protein is encoded by the coding sequence ATGGAAAACCTGACTCCGAAGAAGACGCACTTACCGCCGCCGAATGGGGCTTCCCCTCCCAAGGCCAGCGCCCATCGGCTCAGTCTGTATTTACGTTGTCTGGAGCCGTTGCAGGTAGCGAAGCAGGAAACCATTTCGAGCAAGCGAATGGCGGAAATGCTGGGGATTCGGGATGCCCAGGTTCGACGTGATTTGACCTACATCGGCAGTCTGGGTCAGCGGGGGATCGGCTATTCAATTCCTAGTCTGATCGCGGCCATTCGCAGTGCGCTGGGACTCAACCGAAACTGGCCGACTATACTGGTGGGGGTGGGGAATCTGGCTCGGGCGTTGATCCGCTACCAGAATTTCCGCGAACATGGCTTCGAGATCTTGGCTCTGTTTGATTGTGACGCCGGGAAGATCGGCACGCCGATTGAAGGCATGACAATCCAGTCGATTGGCGACCTGAGGAGTACTCTCAAGAAGGTACACGCCGAGTTGGCTTTGTTGACGGTGCCAGCCGAGGCCGCGCAGTCGACGGCGGAGTTGCTGGCGGAGGCAGGGATTCGGGGAATTTTGAATTTTGCTCCGGCGGTGTTGAGGTTGCCAAAATCGGTCCGGATCGTTAACATTGATCTTGCGATGCAATTGGAGCAATTGGCATTTAGCGTGCAGTCCGCGGCTCTGGTCTGA
- a CDS encoding tetratricopeptide repeat protein, protein MRYLSLLIVLAVVMGCQSTRNSSTPSPAGVETPAIPSTETAAPPVATLNNVSPPVEIERPAKPAEPEKLVAAAPTVLVKKPETKLPEAASAERVDHLMKAAECMEKQAPKEAAEHLRQHIAANPDQIMIRAYLAEMLYKMKQFDEAYWQFDRFTADAQEASGPAHEHLIHCHTRLMEMADEMNEGYAEHLHRGIGLYLLAKKSAKSVSDADEHLSEKLFLKATAEFKLAQKLSPTEARPAWYLYLCWTQLGQQEPSNKALKLAAELALTSNLTPSENQNLRTTVLATPGIRKKPTE, encoded by the coding sequence ATGCGGTATCTCAGCCTACTCATAGTTCTCGCTGTGGTCATGGGTTGCCAAAGTACTCGCAACAGCTCTACGCCCAGCCCGGCGGGGGTCGAAACTCCTGCTATCCCTAGTACGGAAACGGCAGCTCCTCCGGTCGCCACTTTGAATAATGTCTCGCCCCCGGTCGAAATCGAGCGCCCGGCCAAGCCCGCGGAACCGGAAAAACTGGTGGCCGCCGCGCCGACCGTGCTGGTTAAGAAGCCCGAAACCAAGTTGCCCGAAGCCGCGAGCGCTGAGAGAGTCGATCACCTCATGAAGGCCGCGGAGTGCATGGAAAAGCAGGCCCCCAAGGAAGCGGCCGAGCACCTCCGACAGCATATCGCGGCTAATCCCGATCAGATTATGATTCGGGCCTACCTCGCCGAGATGCTCTACAAAATGAAGCAGTTTGATGAGGCGTACTGGCAATTCGACCGCTTCACGGCGGATGCCCAAGAGGCCTCCGGACCGGCACACGAACACCTGATTCACTGCCACACCCGTCTGATGGAAATGGCCGACGAAATGAACGAAGGCTATGCCGAGCATCTGCATCGGGGGATCGGGCTTTATTTATTGGCGAAGAAAAGTGCCAAGTCGGTCTCAGATGCCGATGAGCACCTTTCCGAGAAATTATTTTTGAAGGCGACGGCAGAGTTCAAGCTGGCTCAGAAGTTGAGTCCGACCGAAGCCCGCCCGGCCTGGTACCTCTACTTGTGCTGGACGCAACTGGGACAGCAGGAACCGTCGAATAAAGCTCTGAAACTGGCTGCGGAGCTGGCTCTGACGTCCAATCTTACGCCCAGCGAGAATCAGAATCTGCGGACTACGGTTTTGGCCACCCCCGGCATTCGCAAAAAACCGACCGAGTAG